From one Gossypium hirsutum isolate 1008001.06 chromosome D08, Gossypium_hirsutum_v2.1, whole genome shotgun sequence genomic stretch:
- the LOC107932504 gene encoding protein HIRA isoform X2, whose amino-acid sequence MIAEKPSWVRHEGMQIFSIDIQPGGLRFATGGGDHKVRVWNMESVGRNLGKDESTLRLLATLRDHFGSVNCVRWAKHGRFVASGSDDQAILIHERKPGSGTTEFGSGEPPDVENWKVAMTLRGHTADVVDLNWSPDDSMLASGSLDNTIHVWNMSNGICTAVLRGHSSLVKGVAWDPIGSFIASQSDDKTVIIWRTSDWSLAHRTEGHWAKSLGSTFFRRLGWSPCGHFITTTHGYQKPRHSAPVLERGEWAATFDFLGHNAPVIVVKFNHSMFKRNSANSQEAKATPVGWVNGAAKIGGKESQPYNVIAIGSQDRTITVWTTASPRPLFVAKHFFGQSVVDLSWSPDGYSLFACSLDGTVATFHFEVKELGHRLSDAELDELKRSRYGDVRGRQANLAESPAQLLLEAASAKQTTSKKVALDVQQNQIPVKSSLDLGVTNKNSKPPNNDGKKTGLSAGDGLNKPVMSAQVTSPVKQREYRRADGRKRIIPEAVGVPTQQENISGGAQSQALDFPVASSDPRKNDNGIVPADCGLREATIRGTVGKNFDLKECSGVTARATITESLVIEKVSAGQDHSINVEQSGSLKPSSSTTGSTKSLSIRVFDEKEGNDLTPVCLEACPKEHAVTDIVGAGNACMTKETEIICTRGGQTLWSDRISGKVSVLAGNANFWAVGCEDGCLQVYTKCGRRALPTMMMGSAATFIDCDESWKLLLVTRKGSLYLWDLLNRTCLLRDSLASLITLDHNSSTKGTIKVISVKLSKSGFPLVVLATRHAFLFDTSLMCWLRVADDCFPASNFASSWNLGSTQTGELASLQVDVRKYLARKPGWSRVTDDGVQTRAHLEAQLASSLALKSPNEYRQSLLSYIRFLAREADESRLREVCESFLGPPTGMASDSKNPTWDAYVLGMKKHKLLREDILPAMASNRKVQRLLNEFMDLLSEYASIENNLDQRDPSPLTVSQPEIDLMDSNPSATCQTDTVEPTTDKKENPSPSIIDQMDSILSNQVNSGTKSSDQVNQAPTSEDPAGS is encoded by the exons ATGATTGCTGAGAAACCAAGTTGGGTTAGGCATGAAGGAATGCAGATTTTCTCCATTGATATTCAACCTGGTGGTCTTAGGTTTGCTACTGGTGGAGGTGACCATAAG gtTAGGGTATGGAACATGGAATCTGTTGGCAGGAATTTGGGAAAGGATGAATCTACATTGAGGCTTCTTGCAACTTTGCGTGATCATTTCGGGTCGGTGAACTGCGTTAGGTGGGCTAAGCATGGTCGGTTCGTTGCGTCGGGGTCTGATGATCAAGCGATTCTAATTCATGAGAGAAAGCCTGGTTCCGGGACGACCGAGTTCGGTAGTGGGGAGCCCCCGGATGTTGAGAACTGGAAAGTTGCGATGACGTTGAGGGGACACACTGCAGATGTG GTAGATCTTAATTGGTCACCTGATGACTCGATGTTGGCCAGTGGGAGTTTGGACAACACTATCCACGTATGGAATATGAGTAACGGTATCTGCACGGCTGTGCTTAGGGGTCATTCTAGTCTGGTTAAAGGAGTTGCCTGGGATCCCATCGGTTCCTTCATAGCGAGCCAATCTGATGACAAGACCGTTATTATATGGCGAACAAGTGACTGGAGCCTTGCTCATAGAACAGAGGGCCACTGGGCAAAATCA CTGGGATCTACGTTTTTCAGGCGGCTTGGATGGTCACCTTGTGGTCATTTCATAACTACCACTCATGGTTACCAAAAGCCAAGGCATTCCGCACCTGTTCTCGAGAGAGGGGAATGGGCTGCAACGTTTGACTTCTTAGGCCACAATGCACCGGTTATCGTAGTGAAGTTTAATCACTCAATGTTCAAAAGAAATTCAGCCAATTCGCAGGAAGCGAAAGCCACTCCTGTTGGTTGGGTGAACGGAGCTGCTAAGATTGGCGGGAAAGAATCACAGCCATATAATGTAATTGCAATTGGGAGTCAGGACCGCACTATAACCGTATGGACAACTGCCAGTCCTCGCCCACTCTTTGTTGCCAAGCATTTCTTTGGTCAAAGTGTTGTGGATTTATCATG GAGCCCCGATGGCTATTCTCTCTTTGCTTGTTCATTGGATGGAACTGTGGCTACTTTCCATTTCGAAGTGAAAGAACTGGGCCACAGGTTAAGTGATGCCGAACTTGATGAGTTAAAGAGAAGTCGTTATGGTGATGTAAGAGGTCGACAGGCAAATTTGGCGGAGAGCCCAGCACAGTTATTGCTCGAAGCTGCTTCAGCCAAGCAAACCACTAGTAAGAAAGTAGCTTTGGATGTTCAGCAGAATCAGATACCTGTAAAATCGTCTCTTGACTTGGGGGTAACAAACAAAAATTCCAAGCCACCAAACAATGATGGAAAGAAGACTGGGCTTTCCGCTGGTGATGGATTAAATAAACCGGTGATGTCTGCTCAGGTTACTAGCCCTGTAAAACAAAGAGAATACAGACGTGCTGATGGTAGAAAGAGAATCATTCCCGAAGCCGTTGGTGTTCCTACTCAGCAGGAGAATATTAGCGGCGGTGCTCAGTCTCAAGCATTAGATTTCCCTGTTGCATCATCTGATCCCCGAAAAAATGATAACGGCATAGTTCCTGCTGATTGTGGTTTGAGAGAAGCTACTATCAGGGGAACCGTTGGCAAAAATTTTGACTTAAAGGAGTGCTCAGGGGTTACTGCTCGGGCTACTATTACTGAAAGTCTGGTTATCGAAAAAGTTTCTGCTGGCCAAGATCATAGTATCAATGTAGAACAGTCTGGAAGCTTGAAACCATCAAGTTCCACCACTGGCTCTACCAAATCTCTCTCGATTAGGGTATTTGACGAAAAAGAAGGGAATGATTTGACTCCGGTTTGCTTGGAAGCGTGTCCCAAGGAACATGCTGTGACCGACATTGTTGGTGCGGGAAATGCATGTATGACTAAAGAAACAGAAATCATCTGCACAAGAGGGGGTCAAACACTTTGGTCTGATCGTATATCAGGAAAAGTTTCGGTCTTAGCCGGAAATGCAAACTTTTGGGCTGTCGGATGTGAAGACGGGTGTTTACAG GTTTATACGAAGTGTGGAAGACGTGCATTGCCGACCATGATGATGGGATCTGCTGCAACCTTTATAGATTGTGACGAGAGCTGGAAATTATTATTGGTGACGAGGAAAGGATCTTTGTATTTATGGGATCTCCTGAATAGGACTTGTCTCCTCCGTGATTCATTGGCATCTCTAATCACTTTGGACCATAACTCGTCTACAAAAG GCACAATCAAAGTTATATCGGTGAAGTTGTCGAAATCTGGTTTTCCTCTTGTTGTTTTGGCCACTCGGCACGCGTTTCTCTTTGACACGAGTCTAATGTGTTGGCTGAGGGTCGCTGATGATTGCTTTCCGGCATCAAATTTTGCTAGTTCTTGGAATTTGGGTTCAACTCAGACCGGTGAGCTGGCCTCGCTGCAGGTGGATGTCAGGAAATATTTGGCCAGAAAACCGGGCTGGAGCAG GGTAACCGATGATGGAGTACAAACGCGTGCTCATTTAGAAGCTCAATTGGCATCGTCTTTGGCTCTGAAATCCCCAAACGAATATCGCCAGAGCCTTCTTTCCTACATACGCTTCCTTGCAAG AGAAGCGGATGAGTCTCGATTACGAGAAGTCTGCGAAAGTTTTCTTGGTCCACCAACCGGAATGGCTTCCGATTCCAAGAACCCTACTTGGGATGCATATGTGCTC GGAATGAAAAAGCACAAACTTTTAAGAGAAGACATTCTTCCAGCAATGGCATCGAATAGGAAAGTCCAACGATTACTTAACGAGTTCATGGATCTCCTCTCCGAATATGCAAGTATCGAAAACAACTTAGACCAAAGAGACCCATCTCCACTGACTGTATCTCAACCAGAGATTGACCTGATGGACTCCAACCCATCTGCAACCTGCCAAACGGATACCGTTGAGCCAACAACAGATAAGAAGGAAAACCCGTCCCCCAGTATAATAGATCAAATGGATTCTATTCTATCGAATCAAGTAAACTCGGGTACCAAATCTTCCGATCAAGTAAATCAAGCTCCAACAAGCGAAGATCCTGCTGGTTCATAA
- the LOC107932504 gene encoding protein HIRA isoform X1 yields the protein MIAEKPSWVRHEGMQIFSIDIQPGGLRFATGGGDHKVRVWNMESVGRNLGKDESTLRLLATLRDHFGSVNCVRWAKHGRFVASGSDDQAILIHERKPGSGTTEFGSGEPPDVENWKVAMTLRGHTADVVDLNWSPDDSMLASGSLDNTIHVWNMSNGICTAVLRGHSSLVKGVAWDPIGSFIASQSDDKTVIIWRTSDWSLAHRTEGHWAKSLGSTFFRRLGWSPCGHFITTTHGYQKPRHSAPVLERGEWAATFDFLGHNAPVIVVKFNHSMFKRNSANSQEAKATPVGWVNGAAKIGGKESQPYNVIAIGSQDRTITVWTTASPRPLFVAKHFFGQSVVDLSWSPDGYSLFACSLDGTVATFHFEVKELGHRLSDAELDELKRSRYGDVRGRQANLAESPAQLLLEAASAKQTTSKKVALDVQQNQIPVKSSLDLGVTNKNSKPPNNDGKKTGLSAGDGLNKPVMSAQVTSPVKQREYRRADGRKRIIPEAVGVPTQQENISGGAQSQALDFPVASSDPRKNDNGIVPADCGLREATIRGTVGKNFDLKECSGVTARATITESLVIEKVSAGQDHSINVEQSGSLKPSSSTTGSTKSLSIRVFDEKEGNDLTPVCLEACPKEHAVTDIVGAGNACMTKETEIICTRGGQTLWSDRISGKVSVLAGNANFWAVGCEDGCLQVYTKCGRRALPTMMMGSAATFIDCDESWKLLLVTRKGSLYLWDLLNRTCLLRDSLASLITLDHNSSTKGTCTSYDLGTIKVISVKLSKSGFPLVVLATRHAFLFDTSLMCWLRVADDCFPASNFASSWNLGSTQTGELASLQVDVRKYLARKPGWSRVTDDGVQTRAHLEAQLASSLALKSPNEYRQSLLSYIRFLAREADESRLREVCESFLGPPTGMASDSKNPTWDAYVLGMKKHKLLREDILPAMASNRKVQRLLNEFMDLLSEYASIENNLDQRDPSPLTVSQPEIDLMDSNPSATCQTDTVEPTTDKKENPSPSIIDQMDSILSNQVNSGTKSSDQVNQAPTSEDPAGS from the exons ATGATTGCTGAGAAACCAAGTTGGGTTAGGCATGAAGGAATGCAGATTTTCTCCATTGATATTCAACCTGGTGGTCTTAGGTTTGCTACTGGTGGAGGTGACCATAAG gtTAGGGTATGGAACATGGAATCTGTTGGCAGGAATTTGGGAAAGGATGAATCTACATTGAGGCTTCTTGCAACTTTGCGTGATCATTTCGGGTCGGTGAACTGCGTTAGGTGGGCTAAGCATGGTCGGTTCGTTGCGTCGGGGTCTGATGATCAAGCGATTCTAATTCATGAGAGAAAGCCTGGTTCCGGGACGACCGAGTTCGGTAGTGGGGAGCCCCCGGATGTTGAGAACTGGAAAGTTGCGATGACGTTGAGGGGACACACTGCAGATGTG GTAGATCTTAATTGGTCACCTGATGACTCGATGTTGGCCAGTGGGAGTTTGGACAACACTATCCACGTATGGAATATGAGTAACGGTATCTGCACGGCTGTGCTTAGGGGTCATTCTAGTCTGGTTAAAGGAGTTGCCTGGGATCCCATCGGTTCCTTCATAGCGAGCCAATCTGATGACAAGACCGTTATTATATGGCGAACAAGTGACTGGAGCCTTGCTCATAGAACAGAGGGCCACTGGGCAAAATCA CTGGGATCTACGTTTTTCAGGCGGCTTGGATGGTCACCTTGTGGTCATTTCATAACTACCACTCATGGTTACCAAAAGCCAAGGCATTCCGCACCTGTTCTCGAGAGAGGGGAATGGGCTGCAACGTTTGACTTCTTAGGCCACAATGCACCGGTTATCGTAGTGAAGTTTAATCACTCAATGTTCAAAAGAAATTCAGCCAATTCGCAGGAAGCGAAAGCCACTCCTGTTGGTTGGGTGAACGGAGCTGCTAAGATTGGCGGGAAAGAATCACAGCCATATAATGTAATTGCAATTGGGAGTCAGGACCGCACTATAACCGTATGGACAACTGCCAGTCCTCGCCCACTCTTTGTTGCCAAGCATTTCTTTGGTCAAAGTGTTGTGGATTTATCATG GAGCCCCGATGGCTATTCTCTCTTTGCTTGTTCATTGGATGGAACTGTGGCTACTTTCCATTTCGAAGTGAAAGAACTGGGCCACAGGTTAAGTGATGCCGAACTTGATGAGTTAAAGAGAAGTCGTTATGGTGATGTAAGAGGTCGACAGGCAAATTTGGCGGAGAGCCCAGCACAGTTATTGCTCGAAGCTGCTTCAGCCAAGCAAACCACTAGTAAGAAAGTAGCTTTGGATGTTCAGCAGAATCAGATACCTGTAAAATCGTCTCTTGACTTGGGGGTAACAAACAAAAATTCCAAGCCACCAAACAATGATGGAAAGAAGACTGGGCTTTCCGCTGGTGATGGATTAAATAAACCGGTGATGTCTGCTCAGGTTACTAGCCCTGTAAAACAAAGAGAATACAGACGTGCTGATGGTAGAAAGAGAATCATTCCCGAAGCCGTTGGTGTTCCTACTCAGCAGGAGAATATTAGCGGCGGTGCTCAGTCTCAAGCATTAGATTTCCCTGTTGCATCATCTGATCCCCGAAAAAATGATAACGGCATAGTTCCTGCTGATTGTGGTTTGAGAGAAGCTACTATCAGGGGAACCGTTGGCAAAAATTTTGACTTAAAGGAGTGCTCAGGGGTTACTGCTCGGGCTACTATTACTGAAAGTCTGGTTATCGAAAAAGTTTCTGCTGGCCAAGATCATAGTATCAATGTAGAACAGTCTGGAAGCTTGAAACCATCAAGTTCCACCACTGGCTCTACCAAATCTCTCTCGATTAGGGTATTTGACGAAAAAGAAGGGAATGATTTGACTCCGGTTTGCTTGGAAGCGTGTCCCAAGGAACATGCTGTGACCGACATTGTTGGTGCGGGAAATGCATGTATGACTAAAGAAACAGAAATCATCTGCACAAGAGGGGGTCAAACACTTTGGTCTGATCGTATATCAGGAAAAGTTTCGGTCTTAGCCGGAAATGCAAACTTTTGGGCTGTCGGATGTGAAGACGGGTGTTTACAG GTTTATACGAAGTGTGGAAGACGTGCATTGCCGACCATGATGATGGGATCTGCTGCAACCTTTATAGATTGTGACGAGAGCTGGAAATTATTATTGGTGACGAGGAAAGGATCTTTGTATTTATGGGATCTCCTGAATAGGACTTGTCTCCTCCGTGATTCATTGGCATCTCTAATCACTTTGGACCATAACTCGTCTACAAAAGGCACATGCACTTCATATGATCTTG GCACAATCAAAGTTATATCGGTGAAGTTGTCGAAATCTGGTTTTCCTCTTGTTGTTTTGGCCACTCGGCACGCGTTTCTCTTTGACACGAGTCTAATGTGTTGGCTGAGGGTCGCTGATGATTGCTTTCCGGCATCAAATTTTGCTAGTTCTTGGAATTTGGGTTCAACTCAGACCGGTGAGCTGGCCTCGCTGCAGGTGGATGTCAGGAAATATTTGGCCAGAAAACCGGGCTGGAGCAG GGTAACCGATGATGGAGTACAAACGCGTGCTCATTTAGAAGCTCAATTGGCATCGTCTTTGGCTCTGAAATCCCCAAACGAATATCGCCAGAGCCTTCTTTCCTACATACGCTTCCTTGCAAG AGAAGCGGATGAGTCTCGATTACGAGAAGTCTGCGAAAGTTTTCTTGGTCCACCAACCGGAATGGCTTCCGATTCCAAGAACCCTACTTGGGATGCATATGTGCTC GGAATGAAAAAGCACAAACTTTTAAGAGAAGACATTCTTCCAGCAATGGCATCGAATAGGAAAGTCCAACGATTACTTAACGAGTTCATGGATCTCCTCTCCGAATATGCAAGTATCGAAAACAACTTAGACCAAAGAGACCCATCTCCACTGACTGTATCTCAACCAGAGATTGACCTGATGGACTCCAACCCATCTGCAACCTGCCAAACGGATACCGTTGAGCCAACAACAGATAAGAAGGAAAACCCGTCCCCCAGTATAATAGATCAAATGGATTCTATTCTATCGAATCAAGTAAACTCGGGTACCAAATCTTCCGATCAAGTAAATCAAGCTCCAACAAGCGAAGATCCTGCTGGTTCATAA
- the LOC107932493 gene encoding protein SUPPRESSOR OF K(+) TRANSPORT GROWTH DEFECT 1 — protein sequence MYSNFKEQAIEYVKQAVHEDNEGNYSKAFPLYMNALEYFKTHLKYEKNPKIREAITQRFTEYLRRAEEIRAVLDEGGPGPASNGDAAVATRPKSKPKNGGGGGEGGDGGEDPDQAKLRSGLNSAIIREKPNVKWNDVAGLESAKQALQEAVILPVKFPQFFTGKRRPWRAFLLYGPPGTGKSYLAKAVATEADSTFFSISSSDLVSKWMGESEKLVSNLFQMARDSAPSIIFIDEIDSLCGQRGEGNESEASRRIKTELLVQMQGVGHTDQKVLVLAATNTPYALDQAIRRRFDKRIYIPLPDLKARQHMFKVHLGDTPHNLTESDFENLARRTEGFSGSDVSVCVKDVLFEPVRKTQDAMFFYKTPEDMWMPCGPRQPSAVQVTMQELAAKGNAAQILPPPISRSDFDKVLARQRPTVSKGDLEVHERFTKEFGEEG from the exons ATGTATAGCAATTTCAAAGAACAAGCGATAGAGTACGTGAAGCAAGCTGTACATGAAGACAATGAAGGGAATTACAGTAAAGCTTTCCCTTTATACATGAACGCCCTCGAGTATTTCAAGACCCATCTGAAATACGAGAAGAACCCTAAGATCAGGGAAGCGATTACCCAGAGGTTCACCGAGTATTTGCGTCGCGCTGAGGAGATCCGTGCCGTTCTTGATGAAGGTGGGCCAGGACCGGCTTCTAATGGTGATGCTGCTGTTGCTACGCGTCCGAAAAGTAAGCCCAAGAACGGTGGTGGCGGAGGTGAAGGCGGTGATGGAGGGGAGGATCCGGACCAGGCTAAGTTGAGATCTGGGCTTAATTCGGCTATTATTAGGGAAAAACCTAATGTTAAGTGGAATGATGTGGCTGGGTTAGAAAGTGCTAAACAGGCTTTGCAAGAAGCTGTTATTTTGCCTGTCAAGTTTCCTCAGTTTTTTACTG GAAAGAGAAGGCCATGGAGAGCTTTTCTGTTGTACGGGCCACCGGGGACTGGGAAGTCATACTTGGCCAAGGCTGTTGCAACTGAAGCAGACTCTACGTTCTTTAG TATTTCTTCATCTGACCTCGTGTCGAAGTGGATGGGGGAAAGTGAAAAGCTGGTTTCAAACCTTTTTCAGATGGCTCGTGATAGTGCTCCATCCATCATATTCATTGATGAAATAGATTCCTTGTGTGGTCAACGTGGTGAGGGCAATGAGAGTGAAGCATCTAGACGTATCAAAACCGAACTTCTCGTGCAGATGCAG GGTGTCGGACATACTGATCAGAAAGTCTTGGTGCTTGCGGCAACAAATACTCCCTATGCACTTGATCAG GCTATTCGCCGGCGTTTTGATAAGCGTATTTACATTCCTCTCCCAGATTTGAAGGCTCGACAACATATGTTCAAA GTGCATTTAGGTGATACTCCTCATAACTTGACCGAAAGTGATTTTGAGAACTTAGCTCGCCGAACAGAGGGGTTTTCAGGTTCGGATGTATCAGTTTGT GTTAAGGATGTTCTTTTCGAACCCGTTCGTAAAACCCAGGATGCCATGTTTTTCTACAAGACACCCGAGGATATGTGGATGCCTTGTGGACCTAGGCAACCATCTGCTGTCCAAGTTACTATGCAGGAATTGGCAGCCAAAGGAAACGCAGCACAG ATTCTTCCACCACCTATTTCGAGATCAGATTTTGATAAGGTGCTTGCAAGACAGAGGCCGACAGTGAGCAAAGGCGATCTCGAGGTTCATGAGAGATTTACAAAAGAGTTTGGAGAGGAAGGTTGA